One Corynebacterium efficiens YS-314 DNA segment encodes these proteins:
- a CDS encoding single-stranded DNA-binding protein, protein MFNSPVTITGRIVDDPAYHLTPDKKDGVMRIRVASSRSYLKDGEWKNSDVLYVNVEAWGRLGVNAHQALLKGTAVIIQGILYTNRWVIQEGKDTPDGKDVIRQDNRLRATSIGVDMSFYKVGYKDARPQLASNLNEVELADGTDAHYPSFEVRTRTARDAAPAETTQEQENQEQDRREQPGDQHPEQHPEQQPDHESDREHELVGATAGADQEEAPF, encoded by the coding sequence ATGTTCAACTCACCAGTCACCATCACCGGCCGCATCGTCGACGACCCCGCCTACCACCTCACCCCGGATAAGAAGGATGGGGTCATGCGCATCCGCGTCGCTTCCTCCCGCTCGTACCTCAAGGACGGTGAATGGAAGAACTCCGATGTTCTCTACGTCAACGTCGAGGCATGGGGCCGCCTCGGGGTCAACGCACACCAGGCCCTGCTCAAGGGCACCGCCGTGATCATCCAGGGCATCCTCTATACCAATAGGTGGGTGATCCAGGAGGGGAAGGACACCCCGGACGGCAAAGATGTCATCCGTCAGGACAACCGCCTGCGGGCCACCTCGATCGGCGTGGACATGAGCTTCTACAAGGTCGGTTACAAGGATGCCCGCCCGCAGCTGGCGAGCAATCTCAACGAGGTGGAGCTTGCCGACGGGACCGATGCCCACTATCCATCCTTTGAGGTACGCACTAGGACTGCCCGGGATGCTGCCCCCGCCGAGACCACCCAGGAACAGGAGAACCAGGAGCAGGACCGCCGGGAGCAGCCGGGAGACCAGCACCCCGAGCAGCACCCCGAGCAGCAGCCCGACCACGAATCCGACCGGGAGCATGAGCTCGTCGGCGCCACTGCCGGTGCAGATCAGGAGGAGGCACCGTTCTAG
- a CDS encoding globin produces MTSTENFYDSVGGEETFNLIVHRFYEQVRTDDILGPMYPQDDWEGAEARLRMFLVQYWGGPKDYSEQRGHPRLRMRHAHFPIGVTAAERWLELMTRALDSLEEGTLTDDQRAAIWDHMVRAADMLINSNPDPHQRD; encoded by the coding sequence ATGACAAGCACGGAGAATTTCTACGACAGCGTGGGTGGCGAGGAGACCTTCAACCTCATCGTCCACCGCTTCTACGAGCAGGTGCGCACCGATGACATCCTCGGGCCGATGTATCCGCAGGATGACTGGGAGGGGGCGGAAGCACGTCTGCGGATGTTCCTGGTCCAGTACTGGGGTGGGCCGAAGGACTATTCCGAGCAGCGTGGCCATCCGCGCCTGCGCATGCGCCATGCCCACTTCCCCATCGGTGTCACCGCCGCCGAGCGTTGGTTGGAGCTGATGACCAGGGCTCTCGACAGCCTGGAGGAGGGCACCCTCACCGATGATCAGCGTGCCGCCATCTGGGATCACATGGTGCGCGCGGCCGATATGCTCATCAACTCCAATCCGGACCCCCACCAGCGGGATTGA
- a CDS encoding cytochrome c oxidase assembly protein: MDEQVAVSGTPGRSRGASTSSAPGVGSELNQPTVNPTAADKASTSTARNRRVRPTWPLYVLFLVVAGVVGGTISWGFLSDSLAALGIPDPGAVTTAGLPSLRAAGWMIAALSVGSFLASTFLISPRTVDGVNDLRRAVLNVDGTLAARTGAVAALCFGLVGILMIPLVMSDLSGQPFSVAVQPANWLVAFEQVAVAKAWLWCSIFAFITGVGGLLTHRWLAQPLLFIGSIAMIVPQGLEGHSAAGGNHDYGTNSLLWHLLFMVLWVGGLMALIAHCRRLGPDLDLAIRRYSTIATFALVGIAASGVVNAAIRIEWSDWFTTRYGLIVVAKTVGLIVLAGFGFLHRAMVIPKIRRDPGNSRLFASVAIVEVLVMAAVVGIAISMGRTPPPPPRDPNLSYMAIEMGYDLYEEPTLTSVFTMWRFDIMLGTIGILLAAFYLRGLYVMHRKGKTWNHLRTFWWLLGCVTLVVTVSSGIGMNMPATFSMHMVAHMLLSMVVPVFLVLGAPLTLILESVDPGEPGRPTMHDWVKAMVDNPLLDFILHPAVNTIQFIIIFYVLYLTPLYDLMVSEHAGHLIMNFVFVISGYLYYWEMIGPDPTPVQRTHVSRLAWLTFSMPFHLFFGVYLMQLQEILAEDFYTRLDLPWEVDLAYDQLVGGGIAWASGSFPLIVVFGYLFRGWLREERIVEQKYEQHAEETGFADMEEYNQMLARLNQGQDMHQDYYAAEFETEGEPTREQPKQQE; this comes from the coding sequence ATGGATGAGCAGGTCGCAGTCAGTGGCACTCCGGGGCGTTCCCGGGGTGCCTCTACCTCAAGTGCCCCCGGTGTTGGAAGTGAATTGAATCAACCCACCGTAAACCCAACCGCTGCTGATAAAGCGTCGACAAGCACCGCCCGCAACCGTCGGGTGCGGCCGACCTGGCCGCTCTACGTCCTCTTTCTCGTGGTGGCGGGCGTGGTCGGTGGCACGATCTCGTGGGGGTTCCTCTCGGATTCCCTGGCGGCCCTCGGTATCCCCGATCCCGGTGCCGTGACCACCGCCGGTCTACCGTCCCTGCGTGCCGCCGGGTGGATGATCGCGGCGTTGTCGGTGGGTAGTTTCCTCGCCTCGACGTTTCTGATCAGTCCGCGCACCGTGGACGGGGTCAATGATCTGCGCAGGGCGGTGCTCAACGTGGATGGCACGCTTGCTGCCCGCACGGGGGCTGTTGCCGCGCTCTGTTTCGGGCTGGTGGGCATCCTAATGATCCCGCTGGTGATGTCTGATCTGTCGGGTCAGCCCTTCTCGGTCGCGGTGCAACCGGCGAACTGGCTGGTCGCCTTCGAGCAGGTGGCGGTGGCCAAGGCGTGGCTGTGGTGTTCGATCTTCGCCTTCATCACCGGTGTCGGCGGGTTACTCACCCACCGGTGGTTGGCCCAGCCGTTGCTGTTCATCGGATCGATCGCCATGATCGTGCCGCAGGGCCTGGAGGGACATTCCGCGGCCGGCGGTAACCATGATTACGGCACCAACTCCCTGCTGTGGCATCTGTTGTTCATGGTGTTGTGGGTCGGTGGCCTGATGGCGCTGATCGCGCACTGCAGGCGCCTGGGGCCGGACCTGGATCTGGCCATCAGGCGGTATTCCACCATCGCCACCTTCGCGCTGGTCGGCATCGCCGCCTCCGGTGTGGTCAACGCCGCGATCCGTATTGAATGGTCCGACTGGTTCACCACCCGTTATGGCCTGATTGTGGTGGCCAAGACCGTCGGTCTCATCGTGCTGGCCGGGTTTGGTTTCCTCCACCGCGCGATGGTGATCCCGAAGATCAGGAGGGATCCCGGCAACTCGCGACTGTTCGCCAGCGTGGCCATCGTCGAGGTGCTGGTCATGGCGGCGGTCGTGGGCATCGCCATCTCCATGGGGCGCACCCCGCCACCACCGCCACGTGATCCGAACCTGTCCTACATGGCCATCGAGATGGGCTACGACCTCTATGAGGAACCGACCCTGACCTCGGTGTTCACCATGTGGCGTTTCGATATCATGCTCGGCACCATCGGCATCCTGCTCGCTGCGTTCTACCTGCGTGGCCTGTATGTTATGCACCGTAAGGGCAAGACCTGGAACCACCTGCGCACCTTCTGGTGGCTCCTGGGCTGTGTCACCCTGGTGGTCACCGTCTCCTCGGGTATCGGCATGAACATGCCGGCGACCTTCTCCATGCACATGGTCGCCCACATGCTGCTGTCCATGGTGGTGCCGGTGTTCCTGGTGCTCGGTGCGCCACTGACCCTCATCCTCGAATCGGTGGACCCGGGTGAGCCGGGCCGACCCACCATGCACGACTGGGTGAAGGCGATGGTGGACAACCCGCTGCTGGATTTCATCCTGCACCCGGCGGTCAACACCATCCAGTTCATCATCATCTTCTACGTCCTCTACCTCACCCCGCTGTATGACCTCATGGTCTCCGAGCACGCGGGCCACCTGATCATGAACTTCGTGTTCGTGATCTCCGGTTACCTCTACTACTGGGAGATGATCGGGCCCGATCCGACACCGGTGCAGCGCACCCACGTCTCCCGCCTGGCGTGGTTGACCTTCTCCATGCCTTTCCACCTCTTCTTCGGCGTGTATCTCATGCAGCTGCAGGAGATCCTCGCCGAGGACTTCTACACCCGCCTGGACCTGCCGTGGGAGGTCGATCTGGCCTATGACCAGCTGGTCGGTGGCGGTATCGCGTGGGCGTCGGGATCCTTCCCGCTCATCGTGGTCTTCGGTTACCTCTTCCGCGGCTGGCTGCGTGAGGAACGCATCGTGGAGCAGAAGTATGAACAGCATGCCGAGGAAACCGGGTTCGCCGACATGGAGGAGTACAACCAGATGCTCGCCCGCCTCAACCAGGGCCAGGACATGCACCAGGATTACTACGCTGCGGAATTCGAGACAGAAGGCGAACCCACCCGGGAACAGCCCAAACAACAAGAATAA
- a CDS encoding ABC transporter ATP-binding protein, which translates to MPVDAQRENCLAFTNVTVRRGATRLVEDITLEFPRGSHWAVLGPNGAGKTTLLKMAGTLLYPSEGTVDVLGHRFGRVDTRMLRRHIGYVDPRQRLDDIPVHEAVLSGLTASNGLLDRWEPTRAQLIRRDELLALVGMGDRADRRWSALSQGERARTLIARALIPSPSLLLLDEPCTGLDLPGREILLTVIDTLRRETEGLSTIMITHHVEEIAATTTDVLMMRDGRVLATGPVGEILTSGNLSELYGMDVHLEQIRGRWFAFGAGDGA; encoded by the coding sequence ATGCCAGTCGATGCTCAGCGGGAAAACTGTCTCGCCTTCACCAACGTGACCGTCCGCCGGGGTGCCACCCGCCTGGTGGAGGACATCACCCTGGAGTTCCCGCGGGGTTCCCACTGGGCGGTGCTGGGGCCCAACGGCGCCGGCAAGACCACCCTGTTGAAGATGGCCGGCACGCTGCTCTACCCCTCCGAGGGGACCGTCGACGTGCTCGGCCACCGTTTCGGGCGGGTGGATACCCGCATGCTGCGCCGCCACATCGGTTATGTGGATCCGCGGCAGCGCCTGGATGACATCCCCGTCCATGAGGCCGTTCTGTCTGGCCTGACCGCCTCGAACGGTCTGTTGGATCGGTGGGAACCCACCCGGGCCCAGCTGATCCGGCGTGATGAACTCCTGGCGCTCGTCGGTATGGGGGACCGCGCCGACCGCCGCTGGTCCGCACTGAGCCAAGGGGAACGCGCCCGTACCCTGATCGCCCGCGCGCTCATCCCCTCACCCTCCCTGCTGCTTCTCGACGAACCATGCACCGGCCTCGACCTGCCCGGTAGGGAGATCCTCCTGACGGTCATCGACACCCTCCGCCGGGAGACGGAGGGGCTGAGCACCATCATGATCACCCACCATGTGGAGGAGATCGCGGCAACCACCACCGATGTGCTCATGATGCGTGATGGCCGGGTGCTGGCCACCGGCCCGGTGGGGGAGATCCTCACCTCCGGCAACCTCAGTGAGCTGTACGGCATGGATGTTCACCTGGAACAGATCCGAGGACGGTGGTTCGCATTCGGGGCGGGTGATGGGGCATGA
- the ettA gene encoding energy-dependent translational throttle protein EttA — translation MAEFIYTMRNVRKVIGEKVILDDVTMAFYPGAKIGVVGPNGAGKSSILKIMAGLDQPSNGDAFLDPGATVGILLQEPPLNEEKTVRQNVEEGLGEIFEKKQRFEAIAEEMATNYTDELMEEMGVLQEALDAADAWEIDSKIEQALEALRCPPGDEPVTHLSGGERRRVALAKLLLSEPDLLLLDEPTNHLDAESVLWLEKHLADYKGAVLAVTHDRYFLDHVAQWICEVDRGKLHPYEGNYSTYLEKKSERLEVAGKKDQKLQKRLKDELAWVRSGAKARQAKNKARLQRYEEMVAEAEKYRKLDFEEIQIPTPPRLGNKVVEVENLTKGFDGRTLIKDLSFTLPRNGIVGVIGPNGVGKTTLFKTIVGLEEPDSGKVTVGETVKLSYVDQNRANIDPEKTVWEVVSDGLDYIIVGQNEMPSRAYLSAFGFKGGDQQKPAKVLSGGERNRLNLALTLKQGGNLILLDEPTNDLDVETLGSLENALVNFPGCAVVISHDRWFLDRTCTHILAWEGNISEGQWYWFEGNFEDYEKNKVERLGADAARPSRVTHRKLTR, via the coding sequence TTGGCCGAGTTCATCTACACGATGAGAAATGTGCGCAAGGTTATCGGTGAGAAGGTCATCCTGGATGATGTCACCATGGCTTTCTACCCGGGCGCCAAGATCGGTGTCGTCGGCCCGAACGGTGCCGGTAAGTCCTCGATCCTGAAGATCATGGCAGGCCTGGATCAGCCCTCCAACGGTGATGCCTTCCTTGATCCGGGTGCCACCGTCGGTATCCTGCTGCAGGAACCACCGCTGAACGAAGAGAAGACCGTCCGCCAGAACGTGGAGGAGGGTCTCGGCGAGATCTTCGAGAAGAAGCAGCGCTTCGAGGCCATCGCCGAGGAGATGGCCACCAACTACACCGATGAGCTCATGGAGGAAATGGGTGTGCTCCAGGAGGCTCTCGACGCGGCTGACGCGTGGGAGATCGACTCCAAGATCGAGCAGGCCCTGGAAGCCCTGCGCTGCCCTCCGGGCGATGAGCCGGTCACCCACCTCTCCGGTGGTGAGCGTCGCCGCGTCGCACTGGCCAAGCTCCTGCTCTCCGAGCCGGATCTGCTGCTGCTCGATGAGCCCACCAACCACCTGGACGCCGAGTCCGTGCTGTGGCTGGAGAAGCACCTGGCCGACTACAAGGGTGCCGTCCTCGCCGTCACACACGACCGTTACTTCCTCGACCACGTCGCGCAGTGGATCTGTGAGGTCGACCGCGGCAAGCTGCACCCCTACGAGGGCAACTACTCCACCTACCTGGAGAAGAAGTCCGAGCGCCTCGAGGTCGCCGGCAAGAAGGACCAGAAGCTGCAGAAGCGTCTGAAGGACGAGCTCGCCTGGGTCCGCTCCGGTGCGAAGGCACGTCAGGCCAAGAACAAGGCCCGTCTGCAGCGCTACGAGGAGATGGTCGCCGAGGCCGAGAAGTACAGGAAGCTGGACTTCGAGGAGATCCAGATCCCGACCCCACCACGCCTGGGCAACAAGGTCGTCGAGGTCGAGAACCTCACCAAGGGCTTCGATGGTCGCACCCTCATCAAGGATCTGTCCTTCACGCTGCCACGCAACGGCATCGTCGGTGTCATCGGCCCGAACGGTGTGGGTAAGACCACCCTGTTCAAGACCATCGTCGGTCTGGAGGAGCCGGATTCCGGAAAGGTCACCGTCGGTGAGACCGTCAAGCTGTCGTACGTGGACCAGAACCGTGCCAACATCGACCCCGAGAAGACCGTCTGGGAGGTTGTCTCCGACGGCCTGGACTACATCATCGTTGGTCAGAACGAGATGCCGTCGCGCGCGTACCTGTCCGCCTTCGGTTTCAAGGGTGGGGATCAGCAGAAGCCGGCCAAGGTGCTCTCCGGTGGTGAGCGCAACCGCCTCAACCTGGCGCTGACCCTCAAGCAGGGCGGCAACCTGATCCTGCTGGATGAGCCGACCAACGACCTCGACGTGGAAACCCTGGGTTCCCTGGAGAATGCCCTGGTCAACTTCCCGGGTTGTGCCGTGGTCATCTCCCACGACCGCTGGTTCCTGGACCGTACCTGTACCCACATCCTCGCGTGGGAGGGCAACATCTCCGAGGGCCAGTGGTACTGGTTCGAGGGTAACTTCGAGGACTACGAGAAGAACAAGGTCGAGCGCCTCGGTGCCGACGCCGCACGTCCTTCCCGTGTTACCCACCGCAAGCTGACCCGCTAG
- the chrA gene encoding chromate efflux transporter: MTRILEVLRSFGLLGVTAFGGPTAHLGYFREEFVVRRRWLSDTDYSEVVAISQLLPGPGSSQVGLALGYHRAGFGGLLAAWFAFTLPAAVLMTAFAMLIDAPDAGWTRGLLAAAVAVVFHAVSGMARSMASTAITASIAVAAGIAVLALPSTITHLLIIVVAGVVGAVLLRSDSNGAAEQATGTRPVPAWAGVGSLVLLAVGLVAAVVVGGFYPAFFQAGSVVFGGGHVVLPVLEQLVVVPGWINQTDFLAGYSAAQAVPGPMFSFGTYLGAVHGGVLGAVIATVLIFLPGALLMLAGLHFWGKWRTQPTLQAAVRGINAGVVGLLAAALYDPVFTHGITGVPTLAIAAVCWLGLAKWKTPPWSVAVGAAMAGWVLL, encoded by the coding sequence ATGACTCGAATCCTGGAAGTGCTACGTAGTTTCGGGCTGCTCGGTGTGACGGCCTTCGGTGGCCCCACCGCCCACCTGGGTTATTTCCGCGAGGAGTTCGTGGTGCGGCGCAGGTGGCTCAGCGACACCGACTACTCCGAGGTGGTGGCCATCAGCCAGCTGCTGCCCGGCCCCGGTTCCTCCCAGGTCGGCCTGGCACTCGGTTATCACCGCGCCGGTTTTGGCGGGCTGTTGGCGGCGTGGTTCGCCTTCACCCTGCCCGCGGCCGTCCTCATGACCGCGTTCGCGATGCTTATCGACGCGCCGGACGCCGGCTGGACCCGGGGTCTCCTGGCGGCAGCCGTCGCCGTGGTGTTCCACGCCGTCAGCGGCATGGCCCGGTCCATGGCCTCCACCGCGATCACCGCCAGCATCGCCGTCGCCGCCGGCATCGCGGTGCTGGCGTTGCCCTCCACCATCACGCACCTGCTGATCATCGTGGTCGCCGGTGTGGTGGGGGCGGTGCTGCTGCGATCCGATAGCAATGGGGCTGCGGAGCAGGCCACCGGCACCCGCCCGGTCCCGGCCTGGGCCGGAGTGGGCTCACTGGTACTGTTGGCGGTTGGCCTGGTCGCCGCGGTCGTGGTCGGTGGTTTCTACCCCGCCTTCTTCCAGGCGGGTTCCGTGGTCTTCGGCGGCGGCCATGTGGTGTTGCCCGTGCTGGAGCAGCTGGTGGTGGTGCCGGGCTGGATCAACCAGACGGATTTCCTCGCCGGTTACTCTGCCGCGCAGGCGGTTCCCGGGCCGATGTTCTCCTTTGGCACCTACCTCGGTGCCGTGCACGGCGGGGTGCTGGGTGCCGTCATCGCGACGGTGTTGATCTTCCTGCCCGGCGCGCTGCTCATGCTCGCTGGCCTGCACTTCTGGGGGAAGTGGCGCACCCAGCCCACACTGCAGGCGGCGGTGCGGGGCATCAACGCCGGCGTGGTCGGCCTGCTGGCCGCAGCGCTCTATGATCCGGTGTTCACCCACGGCATCACCGGTGTGCCCACCCTGGCGATCGCCGCGGTGTGCTGGCTGGGGCTGGCGAAATGGAAGACCCCGCCCTGGTCCGTCGCAGTGGGTGCGGCCATGGCGGGGTGGGTGCTGCTCTAG
- a CDS encoding cystathionine gamma-synthase: MDSLVYYCPQPRSIFLQELIQLSHKPTDQGFSTASIHAGYEPDEYYGSINVPIYASTTFAQNGPNELRRGYEYTRVGNPTITVLEQTVAALEGAEYGRAFSSGMAATDILFRILLKPGDHIILGNDAYGGTFRLIDTVFVAWGVEYTVVDTSNVDEVKAAIRDNTKLIWVETPTNPALAITDIEAVAKAAEGTDAKLVVDNTFASPYLQQPLKLGAYAVLHSTTKYIGGHSDVVGGLVVTNDQQLDEELLFMQGSIGPIPSVFDAYLTGRGVKTLAVRMDRHCDNAEKIAEFLDSRPEVSTVLYPGLESHPGHEVAKRQMKRFGGMISVRFAGGEEAAKKFCTSTKLICLAESLGGVESLLEHPATMTHQSAAGSQLEVPRDLVRISIGIEDIEDLLADVEQALDQLPQ, translated from the coding sequence ATGGACAGCTTGGTCTATTATTGCCCACAGCCCCGCAGTATATTTCTTCAGGAGTTGATCCAGTTGTCCCACAAGCCCACCGACCAGGGTTTTTCCACCGCCTCGATCCACGCCGGATACGAGCCGGACGAATACTATGGTTCGATCAACGTCCCGATCTACGCCTCCACCACCTTCGCGCAGAACGGCCCCAATGAGCTGCGCCGTGGTTATGAATACACCCGTGTGGGTAACCCCACCATCACCGTGCTGGAGCAAACCGTCGCCGCACTCGAGGGCGCCGAGTACGGTCGTGCCTTCTCCTCCGGCATGGCGGCCACCGACATCCTGTTCCGCATTCTGCTCAAGCCGGGCGACCACATCATCCTGGGCAATGACGCCTACGGTGGCACCTTCCGGCTCATCGACACCGTCTTCGTCGCCTGGGGTGTGGAATACACCGTGGTGGACACCTCCAACGTTGATGAGGTCAAGGCCGCCATCCGCGACAACACCAAGCTGATCTGGGTGGAGACCCCCACCAACCCGGCACTGGCCATCACCGACATCGAGGCCGTGGCCAAGGCCGCCGAGGGCACCGACGCCAAGCTCGTGGTGGATAACACCTTCGCCTCCCCCTACCTGCAGCAGCCGCTGAAGCTCGGCGCCTACGCCGTGCTGCACTCCACCACCAAGTACATCGGTGGTCACTCCGATGTGGTCGGTGGACTCGTGGTGACCAATGACCAGCAGCTGGATGAGGAACTGCTGTTCATGCAGGGTAGCATCGGCCCGATCCCCAGCGTGTTCGACGCCTACCTCACCGGCCGCGGCGTCAAGACCCTCGCTGTGCGCATGGACCGCCACTGCGACAACGCCGAGAAGATCGCCGAATTCCTTGACTCCCGCCCCGAGGTGTCCACCGTGCTCTACCCGGGCCTGGAATCCCACCCGGGACACGAGGTGGCCAAGCGCCAGATGAAGCGCTTCGGCGGCATGATCTCCGTGCGCTTCGCCGGCGGAGAGGAGGCCGCCAAGAAGTTTTGTACCTCCACCAAGCTGATCTGCCTGGCGGAATCCCTCGGCGGTGTGGAATCCCTGCTGGAGCACCCCGCCACCATGACCCACCAGTCCGCAGCCGGTTCCCAGCTGGAGGTGCCCCGTGACCTGGTGCGCATCTCCATCGGCATCGAGGACATCGAGGACCTGCTTGCCGACGTTGAACAGGCCCTGGACCAGCTGCCCCAGTAG
- a CDS encoding acyl-CoA thioesterase, whose protein sequence is MAASEEKNHQSLHTAEVELRWSDFDRFGHVNNAAFIEIAQEARLAFAEDQFRERGYEIPAVFVRHLEVDYLRAILPDTTTAIVETVVTHLGNTSFTTRQEIKDRTGRVCCVVECVQVTVNIQTAAPRAISKTERKVLTRVASSEVQEKEALEA, encoded by the coding sequence ATGGCAGCCAGCGAAGAGAAGAACCACCAGTCCCTCCACACCGCGGAGGTTGAGTTGCGTTGGTCTGACTTTGACCGTTTCGGGCATGTGAACAACGCCGCATTCATCGAGATCGCCCAGGAGGCACGCCTGGCCTTCGCGGAGGATCAGTTCCGCGAACGTGGATATGAGATCCCGGCGGTGTTCGTCCGCCACCTCGAGGTGGACTACCTGCGGGCGATCCTGCCGGACACCACCACCGCGATCGTGGAGACGGTGGTCACCCACCTCGGCAACACCTCCTTCACCACCCGCCAGGAGATCAAGGACCGCACCGGGCGTGTGTGCTGTGTGGTGGAGTGTGTGCAGGTCACGGTGAACATCCAGACCGCCGCGCCCCGCGCGATCAGCAAGACCGAGCGCAAGGTCCTCACCCGCGTCGCCAGCTCCGAGGTGCAGGAGAAGGAAGCACTCGAAGCCTAG